Genomic DNA from Hymenobacter jejuensis:
GGCACGCGTCATGGCGGTACCGTGAAGCGAATAACCGCCGCGCTGCAACGCGAGGCGCGCCGCAAAGCTTTCACGGCACCTTTGGTAATGCGCTCGTTTACCAAACCGGCCTGCGAGCGCCACGGCACCAGCTTTTCGGCAGTCAGCAGGTCAGCGATCAACTGCGTCAGAGTGGCGTTACGGTCGGCATTCGGCAGCTTGAAATCCTGGCCCGGTGTAGACGGGTTAAACTGCACCGGCACGTCGCCCCAGTTGCGAATCAGCTCGTAATAATATTGTGCCCGCAGCGTCAGGGCTTCGCCGTGGAGGCGGTGGAGAGCCGCCGTGTCGGCGCTGGAGCCGCTGGTGTATAGCGCCATCTCCGGGATGTTCTTGATGCAGATATTGGCCCGCTCCACTCCTTGGTACAGGTTATTCCAGGGGTGATTACTTCCGTGTTGCTGGCGAACGCCTTGTAGCGCGCAATGCCCCGACGCCCCGTGTCGAACGTGCCCGACGAGCTGATCATCTCGTCGGTGTCGTAGGGGAAGTACATGTTGATGCGGGTGCCGTAGCTGTTGTCGCCCGAAAGCGGATCGTAGGCTCCGAGCACGGCGCTGGTGGCCCGCTCACGGTGCTGAAAGTAGCCTCAGTGGTGCTGAGGGTCATGGGTTCGACGTTGAGGTAGTCTTTGCAGGACGAAGTCAGCCCCGTAACGGCCGCCAGCAGAAGTGCGGCCGTCGCAACCCGGTATGTGGAAATGAAAGATTTCATATGAATGATACTAGCGCAAATACTTGACAATAAGACGATTACAAGCCCAGGTTAATACCGAACAGGAAGGCCCGGCTGCGCGGATAAGCCGCATAGTCGACACCTGGCGTGAGGGGCGTGCCGCGGCGTGTGTTCACCTCTGGGTCGTAGCCCGAGTACTTGGTGAAGGTGTACAAGTTATTGAGCGTCACGTAGAAGCGAAGCTGGGTTAGCTTGGCCCGCGAAATGAGTCCTTTGGGCAGCGAGTAGCCCATCGTCACGTTGTTGACGCGCAAGAACGAGCCGTCTTCCACCGCGTAGGAGTGCAGGAAGTAGTTGCC
This window encodes:
- a CDS encoding RagB/SusD family nutrient uptake outer membrane protein, whose translation is MERANICIKNIPEMALYTSGSSADTAALHRLHGEALTLRAQYYYELIRNWGDVPVQFNPSTPGQDFKLPNADRNATLTQLIADLLTAEKLVPWRSQAGLVNERITKGAVKALRRASRCSAAVIRFTVPP